A genomic region of Jeotgalibaca ciconiae contains the following coding sequences:
- a CDS encoding energy-coupling factor ABC transporter ATP-binding protein, protein MQEIIQLKNINFTYTEEDLRPALKDVSFSINKGEWIAIIGPNGSGKSTLAKTINGLVEAKSGEVIIGGTTLSEETVWEIRRKVGMVFQNPDNQFVGSTVQDDIAFGLENIGVPREEMIERVLASVEAVNMTGFIDKEPARLSGGQKQRVAIAGIIALAPDIIILDEATTMLDPKGRREVIETIQRIKKEQNLTVISITHDIDEAAKANRIFVMEAGELKQIGTPEEIFAVGADIIAMGLDIPFPEKLKYQLKRQGLEVPEEYLTEEGMVDWLWTLYSKM, encoded by the coding sequence ATGCAAGAAATAATCCAATTAAAAAACATAAATTTTACTTATACAGAAGAAGATTTGCGTCCTGCCTTAAAAGATGTTTCTTTCTCCATTAACAAGGGAGAATGGATTGCGATTATCGGGCCAAATGGATCCGGTAAATCTACTTTAGCAAAAACCATCAATGGTTTAGTAGAAGCGAAATCAGGGGAAGTCATTATTGGTGGAACGACTTTATCGGAAGAAACCGTATGGGAAATCCGTCGAAAAGTAGGAATGGTTTTCCAGAATCCAGATAATCAGTTTGTTGGTTCTACTGTTCAAGATGATATTGCTTTTGGTTTAGAAAATATTGGGGTTCCACGCGAAGAAATGATTGAGCGTGTGCTCGCTTCTGTAGAAGCTGTTAATATGACTGGTTTCATAGACAAAGAACCTGCTCGTCTTTCTGGCGGTCAAAAACAACGTGTCGCAATTGCAGGAATCATCGCTCTGGCACCAGACATTATTATTTTGGATGAAGCGACGACCATGCTGGATCCAAAAGGTCGCCGTGAAGTGATTGAGACGATTCAACGCATTAAAAAAGAACAGAATTTAACAGTGATTTCGATTACTCATGATATCGATGAAGCTGCAAAAGCGAATCGGATTTTTGTGATGGAAGCTGGAGAATTAAAACAAATCGGTACGCCTGAAGAAATATTTGCGGTAGGAGCAGATATTATCGCAATGGGACTGGATATTCCTTTCCCAGAGAAATTAAAATATCAATTGAAACGTCAAGGACTGGAAGTACCGGAAGAATATTTGACTGAAGAAGGGATGGTGGATTGGCTATGGACATTATATTCCAAGATGTAG
- a CDS encoding energy-coupling factor transporter transmembrane component T family protein: protein MLDKLLFGRYIQGDSFIHKMDPRAKLIGAFYFIVIIFLANNWETYLAMTLFTFLCVYLSGISLKVFLNGVKPLIWLIAFTVVLQILFTTGGETYFSWGIINITSFGLLNGAFIFMRFVLIIFMSTLLTLTTMPLSLTDAIETLLGPLKKWKMPVHEIALMLSIALRFVPTLMDEATKIMNAQRARGVDFGEGNIIQQMKAVTPILVPLFVSSFNRADELANAMEARGYQGGEGRTKYRQLKWQTRDTISMIGFVVLTALLILLRN, encoded by the coding sequence ATGCTTGATAAGTTATTATTCGGACGTTATATCCAAGGCGATTCATTTATCCATAAGATGGACCCCCGTGCGAAATTAATCGGTGCCTTTTATTTCATCGTTATCATCTTTTTAGCAAATAACTGGGAAACCTATCTCGCAATGACGCTCTTTACGTTTTTATGTGTTTATTTATCGGGGATTTCCTTGAAAGTATTCCTTAACGGAGTGAAGCCCCTCATTTGGTTGATTGCTTTTACCGTTGTCCTGCAGATTCTATTTACAACAGGCGGTGAGACATATTTCAGCTGGGGAATTATTAATATTACTTCTTTCGGTTTATTAAATGGTGCTTTTATTTTTATGCGGTTTGTGCTGATTATTTTTATGTCGACACTGCTTACATTGACAACTATGCCATTATCATTAACAGATGCAATCGAAACCTTGCTGGGACCATTGAAAAAATGGAAAATGCCTGTGCACGAAATTGCGTTGATGTTATCAATCGCCTTGCGTTTTGTGCCAACCTTGATGGATGAAGCAACGAAAATCATGAACGCTCAACGTGCAAGAGGGGTAGACTTTGGAGAAGGAAATATTATCCAGCAAATGAAAGCTGTGACTCCCATCTTAGTTCCTCTTTTTGTCAGCTCTTTTAACCGGGCAGACGAATTGGCGAATGCCATGGAAGCACGCGGCTACCAAGGTGGCGAAGGAAGAACCAAATACCGCCAATTGAAATGGCAGACACGAGATACCATTTCGATGATTGGGTTTGTGGTATTAACAGCACTATTAATTCTCTTGAGAAATTAA
- the truA gene encoding tRNA pseudouridine(38-40) synthase TruA, with the protein MSTQRYKCMIQYDGTNYVGYQIQKNGISVQEVIQKALKKMFKGQKILIEASGRTDSGVHALGQVIHFECPANIEPIHLQRALNSLLPADISIKHTERVSDEFHSRFHAKGKKYMYRVDLNRFADPFKRLYTLHHPYRIDLVKLQQALDKLVGEHDFTSFCSTKTIKEDKVRTVYQAKYEMDEEKNELVFTFVGNGFLYNMVRIFVGTCLQIADGLKEPEEIDRLFEVKDRNEAGPTASGKGLYLVEVYYDNQFLEKLEKRTSPPWPMKK; encoded by the coding sequence ATGTCGACACAACGATATAAGTGTATGATTCAGTATGATGGAACGAATTATGTTGGTTATCAAATTCAAAAGAATGGAATCAGTGTGCAGGAAGTGATTCAAAAAGCGCTGAAGAAAATGTTTAAAGGGCAAAAAATACTGATTGAGGCCTCTGGACGAACGGATTCCGGCGTACATGCACTAGGTCAAGTGATTCATTTTGAATGTCCAGCAAATATCGAACCCATTCATTTACAAAGAGCTTTGAACAGTTTATTACCAGCTGATATTTCGATCAAGCATACAGAACGTGTATCCGATGAATTTCATTCACGCTTCCATGCAAAAGGGAAAAAGTATATGTACCGTGTAGATTTAAATCGATTCGCTGATCCGTTCAAACGCCTGTATACTTTACACCATCCTTATCGAATCGATTTAGTTAAACTGCAACAAGCATTGGATAAATTGGTAGGGGAGCATGATTTCACAAGTTTTTGTTCTACAAAAACGATTAAAGAAGACAAAGTGCGCACCGTTTATCAAGCGAAATATGAAATGGATGAAGAAAAAAATGAATTAGTTTTTACTTTTGTGGGAAATGGTTTCTTGTATAATATGGTACGGATTTTTGTTGGAACCTGTCTGCAAATTGCGGATGGCTTAAAAGAGCCCGAGGAAATTGACCGCCTTTTTGAAGTAAAGGACCGCAATGAAGCAGGGCCGACTGCTTCAGGAAAAGGTCTCTATCTGGTCGAAGTGTATTATGATAATCAATTTTTGGAAAAATTAGAAAAGCGGACAAGTCCGCCTTGGCCTATGAAAAAATAG
- a CDS encoding rhamnogalacturonan acetylesterase yields the protein MKIILAGDSTVANCPEHEAPMAGWGQYLSAYLEEDVQVNNIAKGGSTTVSFREEGRWETVCGLIEENDIVCIQFGHNDQKPEKKIYSQDFYRNLSKMVLDVKDRKGQPILLTPPERNNFFRNQLFPTLEKEATIIQKVAEENQMPCIQLHHYTKRCYQENGEEKNRDYFMWTMPGEFANYPQGYQDNTHFKESGARLIAEWVAQELKKYLHE from the coding sequence ATGAAAATTATTCTGGCAGGCGATTCTACAGTTGCAAATTGTCCTGAACATGAAGCCCCTATGGCAGGATGGGGGCAGTATTTATCTGCTTATCTAGAAGAAGATGTCCAAGTAAATAACATTGCTAAGGGAGGATCTACTACGGTTTCTTTTAGAGAAGAAGGCAGATGGGAAACTGTTTGCGGTCTTATTGAGGAAAATGATATTGTCTGCATTCAATTTGGACATAACGACCAGAAACCAGAAAAGAAAATTTACAGCCAAGATTTTTACCGAAATCTAAGTAAGATGGTCCTAGATGTGAAAGACAGAAAAGGGCAGCCCATACTTTTAACACCGCCCGAGCGCAATAATTTTTTTCGTAATCAACTCTTTCCAACTTTGGAAAAAGAGGCAACTATTATTCAAAAAGTAGCAGAAGAAAATCAAATGCCTTGTATCCAACTGCACCATTATACAAAAAGATGTTATCAGGAAAATGGCGAAGAGAAAAACAGGGATTATTTTATGTGGACGATGCCGGGAGAATTTGCAAATTATCCACAGGGTTATCAAGACAATACTCACTTCAAGGAATCAGGTGCCCGATTGATTGCTGAGTGGGTTGCCCAAGAATTAAAGAAATACTTGCACGAATAA
- a CDS encoding response regulator, translating to MKKIIVVDDEQFIANSIAKLIQKFCVDLEVVDIFYSSERALSYIENHDVDIVVTDIQMPEINGLELISRINNINSSIQMIIVTGFGTFKYAKQAMELGVKFIFQKPVNPLELTKALEHVVEASERSKKVHSLFTADQLNHYLTSNSQEKPKIDNTFSWFMIDTMHTDIFDSQFKNYFPEQELISGTIHAYSYYLIHHPDTYSQVTTFINQLTAEEGLLLYKHDVDMTSLKEITAQGEKMLNLQFYYPEFHVLEINHHNYLDENKYKRRFDSFLGKMIHLIETKDITHSKELLNQFFTENKELNQPKKIVLAESHSLITKLIIHFKLQNIESITEINKNISLAVYYQDVRKQIETIIEQIELEKIANTSANDLASKINQIIEEHYMNPDLSLLWISKNILFFNSEYLGREYSHRVGKKFNTKLTEYRIEMSKKLLIENYKVYEVAKMVGYENNPEYFNLVFKKHIGITPLKFTKLNQNKTPDELSV from the coding sequence TTGAAAAAAATTATTGTTGTTGACGATGAGCAGTTCATTGCAAATAGCATCGCAAAACTGATTCAAAAATTTTGTGTAGATTTAGAAGTAGTCGATATTTTTTACTCAAGTGAACGTGCTTTGTCCTATATTGAAAATCATGACGTGGATATCGTTGTGACTGATATCCAAATGCCCGAAATAAATGGTCTGGAACTGATCAGTAGAATCAATAACATCAACTCTTCTATACAAATGATTATTGTAACTGGCTTTGGTACATTTAAATACGCAAAGCAAGCCATGGAATTAGGTGTTAAGTTTATTTTTCAAAAGCCCGTTAACCCTCTTGAGCTAACAAAAGCGCTTGAACATGTTGTGGAAGCATCCGAAAGATCAAAAAAAGTTCATTCGCTGTTTACAGCAGACCAATTGAACCATTACTTGACTAGCAACAGCCAAGAAAAGCCTAAGATCGACAATACATTCAGCTGGTTCATGATTGACACCATGCATACCGATATTTTTGATTCGCAATTTAAAAATTACTTTCCGGAACAAGAACTTATTTCTGGAACCATCCATGCCTACAGCTATTACTTAATTCATCATCCAGATACTTATAGTCAAGTAACAACATTTATAAATCAATTGACTGCGGAGGAAGGTCTGCTATTATACAAACATGATGTGGATATGACTTCTTTAAAAGAAATAACCGCTCAAGGAGAGAAAATGTTGAACTTGCAATTTTACTATCCTGAATTTCATGTCTTAGAAATCAACCATCATAACTACTTAGATGAAAATAAATATAAGAGACGCTTTGATTCTTTTCTTGGAAAAATGATTCATCTGATTGAGACCAAAGACATCACTCATTCAAAAGAACTCTTGAATCAATTCTTCACCGAGAATAAAGAATTGAATCAGCCCAAAAAAATTGTGTTAGCAGAAAGCCATTCATTGATTACGAAGCTGATTATTCATTTTAAATTACAAAATATAGAATCAATAACGGAAATTAATAAAAACATCTCTCTGGCCGTTTATTACCAAGATGTCCGCAAGCAAATTGAAACGATTATTGAACAAATTGAATTGGAGAAGATCGCCAATACTTCAGCTAATGATTTAGCTTCGAAAATTAATCAAATTATTGAAGAACACTACATGAATCCTGATTTATCCTTGCTATGGATTTCTAAGAATATTCTATTCTTCAATTCTGAATATCTAGGCAGAGAATACTCTCATCGAGTAGGTAAGAAATTCAATACAAAACTGACAGAGTATCGCATTGAGATGTCCAAGAAATTATTGATCGAAAACTATAAAGTTTATGAAGTTGCTAAGATGGTGGGATATGAAAATAATCCAGAATACTTCAATCTTGTATTCAAAAAACACATCGGAATTACCCCATTAAAATTTACAAAATTAAATCAAAATAAAACACCTGACGAATTGAGCGTTTGA
- a CDS encoding aldo/keto reductase, with amino-acid sequence MELSQTDKLRIQQANARKRIILPDGTELPKLGQGTWNMGDDLSKRQQEIEALRLGVELGMTVIDTAEMYGEGKSEEMVGEALKDIRNQVFLVSKVYPHNASKEKIKEACENSLRRLKTEFLDLYLLHWRGSVPLKDVVEGMEQLKEEGKIKRWGVSNFDASAMEELLSIPGGENCQINQVLYHLGSRGIEYELIPWHESHQIPLMAYSPLAQGGDLNSRLLSSASVNEIGEKYGASPQQILLAWAIHKEGIMAIPKSGNPTHTASNGASVEINFTEEELKELDRAFPAPNHRTSLDII; translated from the coding sequence ATGGAGCTTTCACAGACAGATAAGTTAAGGATACAACAAGCAAATGCCAGAAAGAGAATCATATTACCAGATGGAACAGAACTGCCTAAATTAGGTCAAGGTACTTGGAATATGGGAGACGACCTTTCAAAGCGGCAACAGGAAATAGAAGCATTGCGCCTTGGAGTAGAACTTGGCATGACCGTAATCGATACTGCTGAAATGTATGGAGAGGGAAAATCTGAAGAAATGGTAGGAGAGGCGCTGAAAGACATAAGAAATCAAGTCTTTTTAGTGTCGAAAGTATACCCCCATAATGCTTCGAAAGAGAAAATAAAGGAAGCTTGTGAAAATAGTCTGCGCCGCTTAAAGACTGAATTTTTAGACCTGTATTTGTTGCATTGGCGAGGAAGCGTGCCTTTAAAAGATGTCGTGGAAGGAATGGAGCAACTAAAGGAAGAAGGAAAAATTAAGCGTTGGGGTGTTTCAAATTTCGATGCATCTGCTATGGAGGAATTATTATCAATTCCTGGAGGGGAAAATTGTCAAATCAATCAGGTACTCTATCATTTGGGATCGCGGGGAATTGAGTATGAATTGATTCCTTGGCATGAATCCCATCAAATTCCACTAATGGCATATTCACCATTAGCACAGGGTGGAGATTTAAATAGCCGGTTACTGAGCAGTGCAAGTGTAAATGAGATTGGAGAAAAATATGGTGCAAGTCCACAACAAATTCTTCTTGCATGGGCGATTCATAAAGAAGGAATAATGGCAATCCCTAAATCCGGAAACCCAACGCACACGGCAAGCAATGGGGCCAGCGTAGAGATCAATTTTACCGAAGAAGAATTAAAAGAATTAGACAGAGCGTTTCCTGCACCCAACCACAGAACATCCCTAGATATCATTTAA
- a CDS encoding VOC family protein, which produces MYKILGHHHISMMTKNGDENTYFYEEILGLRRVKVSVNQNNPQMYHLFYGDKTGSPGIDLTFFENQRLGHTQRGTNAISRIGLLVKSEENFAYWIERFKEYSVEHSEVTTYGKRPAILFEDQEGLRLALIAGEGQQADFWESWENSEVPVEHQIRGMGAVEFTVENLPTSRDVLVDIFGYYEVYRTKEEALYQSFEGSLVGEILLKEEKGPKEKPGKGSVHHLAIRVSNGAELDYWQKKITDFGFKVVGRYDRYYFESMYFREANGIMIEIATDKPGFTIDSDVESLGKQLDLPPFLNEKRDEIFAKLNPLKGIKE; this is translated from the coding sequence ATGTACAAAATATTGGGGCACCATCATATATCAATGATGACAAAAAATGGCGACGAAAATACTTATTTCTATGAAGAGATTTTAGGATTAAGAAGAGTGAAAGTCAGCGTCAATCAGAATAATCCACAGATGTATCATCTGTTTTATGGGGATAAAACGGGAAGTCCGGGAATCGATTTGACATTCTTTGAAAATCAACGTTTGGGACATACCCAGCGAGGAACAAACGCAATTTCGAGAATCGGCCTTCTTGTGAAAAGCGAAGAAAATTTTGCTTATTGGATAGAAAGATTTAAAGAATATAGCGTGGAACACAGCGAAGTCACTACTTACGGGAAACGGCCTGCTATTTTATTCGAAGACCAAGAAGGTTTGCGCCTGGCACTCATTGCCGGAGAGGGGCAGCAAGCAGACTTTTGGGAGTCATGGGAAAACTCAGAAGTCCCGGTGGAACATCAAATTCGTGGAATGGGTGCTGTTGAATTTACCGTTGAAAATTTACCAACGTCAAGAGATGTTCTGGTAGATATTTTTGGTTATTATGAAGTTTACCGAACAAAGGAAGAAGCTTTATATCAATCCTTCGAAGGTAGTTTAGTCGGCGAAATATTGTTAAAAGAAGAAAAAGGACCAAAAGAAAAGCCTGGAAAAGGCAGCGTCCATCATCTGGCAATACGAGTATCGAATGGCGCAGAACTCGATTATTGGCAAAAGAAAATAACGGACTTCGGTTTTAAGGTAGTCGGCCGCTATGATCGCTATTACTTTGAAAGTATGTATTTTAGAGAAGCAAACGGTATTATGATTGAGATAGCTACTGATAAACCGGGCTTCACTATAGACAGTGATGTGGAGTCGTTAGGAAAACAACTGGACTTACCACCATTTTTAAATGAAAAACGTGATGAAATTTTTGCAAAGCTGAATCCACTAAAAGGAATTAAAGAATAA
- a CDS encoding alpha/beta hydrolase: protein MGVIQGSLFSDALGMNISYTAILPEQVEGPYPTIYLLHGYSDDDHAWLYNTSLVRYASTQKLAIFMPQVHLSFYANMKYGNQYWDFINEEFPKKMDRIFNISDRPEERFVAGLSMGGYGAYKLALNAPENWRGAASLSGVVDLVSLWKTDSSNDVRLSHIFGSLEELQESNNDLVYLLEKLAEKHKKPAFFQSCGTEDFLYENNRGFHHKMENAGLDYTYIEEAGEHNWIFWDNQIQKVLTWIEDLQKNEWV from the coding sequence ATGGGTGTTATCCAGGGTTCATTATTCTCAGATGCATTAGGAATGAATATTTCTTATACAGCAATCTTACCGGAACAAGTTGAAGGTCCTTATCCCACTATTTATTTACTGCATGGTTATTCCGATGATGATCATGCTTGGCTTTATAATACGTCTCTTGTCCGTTATGCAAGTACGCAGAAGCTCGCTATTTTTATGCCCCAAGTCCATTTAAGTTTCTATGCAAATATGAAATATGGAAATCAATATTGGGATTTCATTAACGAAGAGTTCCCTAAAAAAATGGATCGCATTTTTAATATAAGTGATCGACCAGAAGAGCGTTTTGTAGCTGGTTTGTCGATGGGCGGTTACGGGGCTTATAAATTAGCTTTAAATGCTCCTGAAAATTGGCGAGGTGCAGCATCTTTGTCAGGTGTAGTAGACTTAGTAAGCTTATGGAAGACAGATTCATCCAATGATGTACGTCTTTCCCACATTTTTGGCTCACTGGAAGAGTTGCAAGAGTCAAATAATGATCTCGTTTATTTGCTTGAAAAGCTTGCAGAGAAGCACAAAAAGCCTGCTTTCTTTCAATCTTGTGGAACAGAAGACTTCTTGTATGAAAATAATAGAGGATTCCACCATAAAATGGAAAATGCTGGTTTGGATTATACTTATATAGAAGAGGCTGGTGAGCACAATTGGATTTTTTGGGATAATCAAATTCAAAAAGTCCTCACATGGATCGAAGATTTACAAAAAAATGAATGGGTTTGA
- a CDS encoding energy-coupling factor ABC transporter ATP-binding protein has translation MDIIFQDVGFAYSAGTPFESRALYDVSLQIPDGSYTALIGHTGSGKSTVTQHLNALLKPTEGSVTIGDRIITKETSNKNLKFLRKKVGIVFQFPESQLFEETIAKDIAFGPMNFGVSEEEAMNMVRKVLPLVGLDETFMERSPFDLSGGQMRRVAIAGVLAMNPEVLVLDEPTAGLDPAGRREIMNMFYRLHKEENISIVLVTHQMDDVASYADHVIIMEKGTVVKMGLPEEIFLDEQWLQEKQLGLPASLQFMQRFSKKTGIDFGDIRPLGTERLAEVIISKLKEKEEGALDA, from the coding sequence ATGGACATTATATTCCAAGATGTAGGCTTTGCCTATTCAGCTGGGACACCATTTGAGAGTCGTGCATTGTATGATGTAAGTTTGCAGATACCAGATGGCTCTTACACTGCTTTGATTGGGCATACAGGAAGTGGAAAATCGACCGTTACTCAGCATTTAAATGCATTGTTAAAACCTACTGAAGGTTCCGTAACAATTGGCGACCGTATCATTACCAAAGAGACAAGTAATAAGAATTTAAAGTTTTTGCGTAAAAAAGTAGGAATTGTTTTTCAATTTCCTGAATCACAGTTGTTTGAAGAAACAATTGCCAAAGATATTGCTTTTGGACCTATGAACTTTGGAGTTTCTGAAGAAGAAGCGATGAATATGGTTCGGAAAGTTTTACCGTTAGTGGGATTGGATGAAACCTTCATGGAGCGCTCACCATTTGATCTGTCAGGTGGCCAGATGCGACGTGTAGCGATCGCAGGAGTGCTCGCAATGAATCCGGAAGTATTGGTTTTGGATGAGCCTACTGCTGGTCTAGACCCCGCAGGACGCCGGGAGATTATGAATATGTTTTATCGTCTCCATAAAGAAGAGAATATTTCAATCGTATTAGTAACCCATCAAATGGATGACGTGGCATCTTATGCGGATCATGTGATTATTATGGAAAAAGGAACGGTGGTAAAAATGGGACTGCCGGAAGAAATTTTCTTAGACGAACAATGGCTGCAAGAAAAACAACTAGGCTTGCCGGCATCTTTGCAGTTTATGCAGAGATTCAGCAAAAAAACAGGAATTGACTTTGGTGATATACGGCCGCTTGGTACTGAAAGGCTTGCTGAAGTAATTATTTCCAAGCTAAAAGAGAAGGAAGAAGGTGCTCTGGATGCTTGA
- a CDS encoding beta-galactosidase: MLRDIYYGAALYPELWKWETVKKDISEMKKIGMNTARIGEFAWSTFEPKKDQFDFTILEDTLKELEKQNMYAILCTPTMTPPIWLTAGETNMMHQTNEGLTFIHGARQHVCTNNPFFRDRARVYAEKLAEFLKDYDNVIAVQLDNEFKAHVGPCYCNNCKNEWHKWLEKEYQDIQLLNEKWTTKIWSQEYTSFDQVVIPKKTAFLHNLSLEEAYTRFTHDLINDFAKDQADTIRQILPIPITHNSSFAFDLDNVGLFENLDFVSFDTYVDTPTAFVMNSSYWPNIKKDVAAHILMETSTSYPGHIKEYRKIHPKGFVEAESFITYASEGKGFLFWPFRQQKGGIEQPHGSVVSSWGEPTIGYQASQNIGELLSKTKDLLLKSRAIQPEIAVIYSDRAKSFLNKENGGALDYRKALTDYFDYFVKNGQRASLYNEKSSFDQLKLLCTPFMHHISDSFRNRALEFVEKGGIWLIGPMSGDRTEEHQWYTDTGLGKLGRILNVEGMMQFPSMETEIKAKFEGQTIFLRNMVTAVSGAAGAKVLGKIDSDEFGEGLAFLFEKQVGKGKIVFIGADLVDAEEQSLNHLVIQKYVEELSLKHEAVQTGASVLDFERRDEDGTIQHWLVNFSGEESNFVLEKEMVDIISGQPFGKGKHTASPYKYYVFID, encoded by the coding sequence TTGTTAAGAGATATTTACTATGGAGCAGCCCTATATCCAGAATTATGGAAATGGGAGACTGTTAAAAAAGACATCAGCGAAATGAAAAAAATAGGCATGAATACAGCGAGAATTGGCGAATTTGCATGGTCTACATTCGAGCCTAAAAAAGATCAGTTTGATTTCACAATACTTGAAGATACATTGAAAGAATTAGAAAAGCAAAACATGTATGCCATTCTTTGTACACCAACTATGACGCCGCCGATTTGGCTGACAGCCGGCGAAACGAACATGATGCACCAAACAAACGAAGGTTTGACGTTTATTCATGGTGCTCGCCAACATGTATGTACGAATAATCCGTTTTTCCGTGATCGTGCAAGAGTTTATGCTGAAAAACTGGCGGAATTCTTGAAAGATTACGACAACGTGATTGCGGTTCAACTGGATAATGAATTTAAAGCACATGTTGGTCCTTGTTACTGTAATAATTGTAAGAATGAGTGGCATAAGTGGCTTGAAAAAGAATATCAGGATATCCAGTTGTTGAATGAAAAATGGACGACAAAGATTTGGAGCCAGGAATATACGAGTTTCGATCAAGTTGTTATCCCTAAAAAAACTGCTTTCTTACATAATCTTTCTTTAGAAGAAGCCTATACACGTTTTACACATGATTTAATCAATGATTTTGCCAAAGACCAAGCCGACACCATTCGTCAAATATTGCCAATACCGATTACTCATAATTCTTCTTTTGCATTTGACTTGGATAATGTGGGCTTGTTTGAAAATTTAGATTTTGTTTCTTTCGATACCTATGTGGATACTCCGACAGCCTTCGTAATGAACAGCTCTTACTGGCCAAACATAAAAAAAGACGTTGCTGCCCATATTTTAATGGAGACAAGCACATCTTATCCTGGTCATATTAAAGAGTATCGCAAAATCCATCCAAAAGGCTTTGTAGAAGCGGAAAGCTTTATTACTTATGCATCAGAAGGAAAAGGCTTTTTATTTTGGCCATTCCGCCAACAAAAAGGCGGCATCGAGCAGCCGCATGGTTCCGTAGTGAGCAGTTGGGGAGAACCTACCATTGGCTATCAAGCAAGTCAAAACATCGGAGAACTTCTAAGTAAAACAAAAGACTTATTACTTAAATCAAGAGCCATTCAACCAGAAATTGCAGTCATCTATTCCGATCGCGCGAAATCTTTCTTAAATAAAGAAAACGGCGGTGCTCTGGATTATCGAAAAGCATTGACGGATTATTTTGACTACTTTGTAAAAAATGGACAACGGGCAAGTTTGTATAATGAAAAAAGTTCTTTTGATCAATTAAAATTACTTTGCACGCCTTTCATGCATCACATTTCAGATTCATTCAGAAATCGAGCGCTCGAATTTGTTGAAAAGGGCGGTATTTGGCTGATTGGTCCGATGTCGGGAGACCGCACAGAGGAACACCAGTGGTATACGGATACTGGCTTAGGGAAGCTGGGGCGTATATTGAATGTTGAAGGGATGATGCAGTTTCCTTCTATGGAGACTGAAATAAAGGCTAAATTTGAAGGACAAACAATATTCTTGCGAAATATGGTTACGGCTGTGAGTGGCGCAGCAGGAGCGAAAGTACTAGGTAAGATTGATAGTGATGAGTTTGGTGAAGGGTTGGCATTCTTATTCGAAAAACAAGTAGGAAAAGGAAAGATTGTTTTTATTGGTGCAGACCTTGTGGATGCTGAAGAACAATCACTCAATCATCTTGTTATTCAAAAATATGTGGAAGAACTATCACTGAAGCACGAGGCAGTTCAGACGGGGGCAAGCGTCTTGGACTTTGAAAGACGAGATGAAGACGGTACAATTCAACATTGGCTTGTTAACTTTTCAGGTGAAGAAAGCAATTTTGTTTTAGAAAAAGAGATGGTTGATATAATAAGTGGTCAACCATTCGGCAAAGGCAAGCACACTGCTTCACCCTATAAATACTATGTTTTTATAGACTAG